In a genomic window of Helianthus annuus cultivar XRQ/B chromosome 10, HanXRQr2.0-SUNRISE, whole genome shotgun sequence:
- the LOC110886734 gene encoding calmodulin-like protein 3 has protein sequence MAILTTLFLVFLFIIGLISTLYHIPTKKIATLFGFQSPSNQDSLKNQTIEKHNNNNNNNNNNNNNNDNDNDDDKMVMNKRRNQYSDSSERKAELKSVFATFDKNKDGFITKQELSDSLKNIGVSTSNKDLLEMVQRVDVNGDGLIDFDEFCELFESMMSEEDEDGNKGGSGDGSFDHGDGDLKDAFDVFDGDKNGLISVEELGLVLDSLGFKEGKKLEDCKKMISKVDTDGDGMINFQEFKKMMKNGVNLIPVS, from the coding sequence ATGGCTATATTAACCactctttttcttgtttttcttttcatAATTGGCCTTATTTCCACTCTTTATCATATACCCACAAAAAAAATTGCCACTTTATTTGGATTCCAATCTCCAAGCAATCAAGATTCACTCAAGAACCAAACCATAGAaaaacacaacaacaacaacaacaacaacaacaacaacaacaacaacaacgacaacgacaacgaCGACGACAAGATGGTGATGAACAAGAGGAGGAATCAATATTCGGATTCAAGCGAAAGAAAAGCCGAACTAAAGAGTGTTTTCGCCACTTTTGACAAGAACAAAGATGGGTTCATCACAAAACAAGAGTTATCTGACTCACTAAAGAACATTGGGGTGTCAACAAGTAATAAAGACTTGTTGGAAATGGTTCAAAGGGTGGATGTTAACGGCGATGGATTGATCGATTTCGACGAGTTTTGTGAGCTTTTTGAGTCCATGAtgagtgaagaagatgaagatggaaACAAGGGGGGTAGTGGTGATGGAAGTTTTGATCATGGAGATGGTGATTTGAAAGATGCTTTTGATGTGTTTGATGGGGATAAAAATGGGCTTATAAGTGTTGAAGAGTTGGGATTGGTTTTGGATTCATTGGGGTTTAAGGAAGGTAAGAAGTTGGAGGATTGTAAGAAGATGATTAGCAAAGTCGATACCGATGGTGATGGTATGATCAATTTTCAAGAAttcaagaagatgatgaagaatggTGTTAATCTTATTCCGGTCTCTTGA